In Pectobacterium actinidiae, the DNA window TGCGCCAGTTCATCCTGCTCTTCACGCGTGATGCCGTAGGTTTTTGCCATCTGCTCGGCGGTATCGCCCATGCGCAATCCGGTGGAATACTCCGCCACAGCGGGCGCAACCGGCAGCAAGTCTTTCGGGCGCAGGCCACTTAACAGTTTCAATTTCTGGCTCAGCGTCCGAGCCTTGTTCATATCCACCAGCGTTCTGGCCAACGCTTTGCTGACGCCAATCGGCAGCACGGAAGAGGAATCTGCGCCACCCGCAATGCCGACCTCCACCGTACCCGCCATAATGCTTTCCGCCACGTTGGCGACCGCCTGAAAGCTGGTGGCGCAAGCACGCGACACGCTGTAGGCATCGGTATGCACACTCATGCCCGTGCCGAGTACGATCTCTCGGGCGATGTTCGGCGCTTCCGGCATTTGAACCACCTGTCCGAACACCAATAGCTCGATCAATTCAGGATCGATCCCAGTGCGAACCAGTAATTCGCTGGTGACGAGTTTTCCTAATTCGATGGCAGGTACGCCATGATAGGCCGTTGCCTGCCGGGCAAATGGGGTGCGTAATCCGCTCACGAACGCAATGCGATCGCCACGACGGGTTATCAGAGGTAATACCTCGCTCATAAACGCTCCTGTTAACCGAAAATAAAGTACGCCCACAACAGGTCAGACCTGATTTCATTGTTAACCAGATAGTTACATTACGCAAAGCTGCGCAACACAAAAATGTGAAGAGCATGCGGTTGTCAGCCAACAGGGCACTCGGGATTGCCGCTGAAGCGGTGATTTCAGCAGCAATCCGATCTATTGCCGTCAGGCAGGGGAATGGGTACGGAGAAAATCGGCTTTCACGCTTTCCAGCAGAGAAGGTTCTGTCAATAGACGGTAGCCCGAGAGCGCCAGCGCCTGGGCTGCCACCAGCAACGCACGATCCCCCTGTGGGGAAACGGCAGCTTCACGAAACGCGGGCGTATGGGCGACAAGATCGTCGGGTCCAATCTTGATATAGCAGTGGCTGACGGGGATAACGTGACTGGCGTTACCAGCATCCGTAGAGCCCATTGCAACGCGTAATTCTTGCGACAGCGTCTCGCCGAGTGCGGTAAGTTCTTCGCCCACGATGGCATCCAGCGGACGGTTAATGATCAGATCCTTAATGGGGTTCTGGAAACGCGCTATTTTCACCGTCGCGCCCGTGGCAAGCGCGGCACCCTCCGCGATTGCTCTTACTTTTTCAGAGACGGCCTGCGCCCTCTTCCAGGTTGATGCCCGGATAAAAAACCGGGCGGCGGCATACTCAGGAATAATATTCGGCGCATCGCCACCATGAGTGATAATGCCATGAATGCGCGCGTCGCCCGGCAGCTGCTGACGCAGAGCGTTAATGCCGGTAAAGAGCTGGATGACCGCATCCAGCGCGTTAATTCCCTCTTCCGGCGAGGCCGAGGCATGCGCTGCACGACCAGTAAAGTGAAAATCCAGCGGATCAACCGCCAGACTGGCGGAAGTCAGATGCGTATCTTTCCAGCCGTGGAACATTAACGCAGCGTCAGTGCCATCAAACACGCCAGCATCCGCAAAGCTTCCTTTGGCGCTGCCGTTGGCACCGCCCTCTTCTGCCGGTGTGCCAAATACCCATACCTCTCCGCCGGTTTGATCCACAACCTGGGACAACGCAATGGCCGCCGCCACACTGCTGGTACCGATCAGGTTATGGCCGCAGGCATGCCCCAACCCCGGTAGCGCATCATATTCGGCCAGATAGCCAATCCGTGGCCCGCTGTTTGCCTGCCCTTTGCGCGCGACGAAGCCTGTTTCATGCCCAGCGATATCCCGCGTTACGGTAAAACCAGCGTCACGCAGCAGCTCGGTCAGGGTTTCAGCGGCAAAATACTCCTGAT includes these proteins:
- a CDS encoding M20 family metallopeptidase, with protein sequence MSELTPHHRGIIRSHVEQAAQRYLQVSHQIHARPELGNQEYFAAETLTELLRDAGFTVTRDIAGHETGFVARKGQANSGPRIGYLAEYDALPGLGHACGHNLIGTSSVAAAIALSQVVDQTGGEVWVFGTPAEEGGANGSAKGSFADAGVFDGTDAALMFHGWKDTHLTSASLAVDPLDFHFTGRAAHASASPEEGINALDAVIQLFTGINALRQQLPGDARIHGIITHGGDAPNIIPEYAAARFFIRASTWKRAQAVSEKVRAIAEGAALATGATVKIARFQNPIKDLIINRPLDAIVGEELTALGETLSQELRVAMGSTDAGNASHVIPVSHCYIKIGPDDLVAHTPAFREAAVSPQGDRALLVAAQALALSGYRLLTEPSLLESVKADFLRTHSPA